Genomic window (Candidatus Binataceae bacterium):
GCGCGAGACATGCAGGACACCTTCTTCCTTCCCGGCGGACTGCTCTTGCGCACCCACACCTCCAACGGACAGATCCGCGTGCTGGAGCGCCGCCGCCCTCCGCTGGCGGTGGTATGTCCGGGGGGGTGTTACCGACGCGACGACCCGAGCGTGCGCGCCTCGCCTGCCTTCAACCAGATCGAAGGCTTCATGATCGATCGGCATGGCCGCATAACCATGAGTCATCTGAAGGGTGTCCTCACGGAATTCGCCAAGGGCTTTTTCGGCGAGACCGGGGTCCGTTTTCGGGGAAGCTTCTTTCCCTTCACCGAACCGAGCGCGGAGCTCGACATCTACTGTCTGCTGTGCGCTGGGGCGGGATGTCCGGTGTGCAAGTACAGCGGATGGACGGAGGTGCTGGGCTGCGGAATGATCCATCCAAACGTGCTGCGGGCGGTCAAACTCGATCCCGCGGAATACCAGGGTTTCGCGTTCGGAATGGGCGTCGAGCGTACCGCACTGATGAAGCTTGGCATCGATGATATGCGACTGTTTTTTGAAAACGATCTCCGGTTCCTCGCACAGTTCCCATCGGTCAGCGGGGGTGTGCGATGAAGCTGCCGCTGAGTTGGCTTGGTAAGTTCGTCCAGCTCGATGCGACCGCCAACCAGATCGCTGATCGGCTGAGCGCTGCCGGACTGGTCGTCGAAAACATCCAAAAAATCGAGCCCGCCTTCCAGGGCGTGGTGGTAGCGAAAGTGGTCGAGGTCGGCCGGCACCCCAACGCTGATCGCTTGAGCCTCTGCCAGGTGGACGCGGGCGCCAAAGGACGCTTCAGCGTGGTTTGCGGAGCGCCCAACGCCAGGACCGGGATGACGGCGGCGCTGGCGATGGTGGGGGCCCGGCTCGCCGGCGCCGACAAGGGACAGCACGGAGATGGCGTTCCCCGTCTGGAAGATCTGCCGGCTCTGGAGG
Coding sequences:
- the pheS gene encoding phenylalanine--tRNA ligase subunit alpha, producing MKEQLEEIRRRALAELSVDATAQAIEAVRVRVLGRSGELTEIMRGIGDLAPDERPLVGKLVNQIKREVESRIAALQDNLRGRELERSLDEVKLDVTLPGMKIPRGRIHPITQIIEEMLDILCEMGFEIEYTQDVEDDFHNFAALNFAPDHPARDMQDTFFLPGGLLLRTHTSNGQIRVLERRRPPLAVVCPGGCYRRDDPSVRASPAFNQIEGFMIDRHGRITMSHLKGVLTEFAKGFFGETGVRFRGSFFPFTEPSAELDIYCLLCAGAGCPVCKYSGWTEVLGCGMIHPNVLRAVKLDPAEYQGFAFGMGVERTALMKLGIDDMRLFFENDLRFLAQFPSVSGGVR